A genome region from Erigeron canadensis isolate Cc75 unplaced genomic scaffold, C_canadensis_v1 Conyza_canadensis_unscaffolded:230, whole genome shotgun sequence includes the following:
- the LOC122584337 gene encoding 30S ribosomal protein S11, chloroplastic has protein sequence MAKAIPKKGSRGRIGSRKSTRKIPKGVIHIQASFNNTIVTVTDVRGRVVSWSSAGTCGFGGTRRGTPFAAQTAAANAIRAVVDQGMQRAEVMIKGPGLGRDAALRAIRRSGILLTFVRDVTPMPHNGCRPPKKRRV, from the coding sequence ATGGCAAAAGCTATACCGAAAAAAGGTTCACGTGGACGTATTGGTTCACGTAAGAGTACACGTAAAATACCAAAGGGGGTTATTCATATTCAAGCAAGTTTCAATAATACCATTGTGACTGTTACAGATGTACGCGGACGGGTGGTTTCTTGGTCCTCTGCCGGTACTTGTGGCTTCGGAGGTACAAGAAGAGGGACGCCGTTTGCTGCTCAAACCGCAGCGGCAAATGCTATTCGTGCGGTAGTAGATCAAGGTATGCAACGAGCAGAAGTCATGATTAAAGGTCCAGGTCTCGGAAGAGACGCAGCATTACGAGCTATTCGCAGAAGTGGTATACTATTAACTTTCGTACGGGATGTAACCCCTATGCCACATAATGGCTGTAGACCCCCGAAAAAAAGAcgtgtgtag
- the LOC122584313 gene encoding ATP-dependent Clp protease proteolytic subunit, with the protein MPIGVPKVPFRSPGEEDATWVDIYNRLYRERLLFLGQEVDSEISNQLIGLMIYLSMENDTQDLYLFINSPGGWVIPGVALYDTMQFVQPDVQTICMGSAASMGSFILVGGEITKRLAFPHAWVMIHQPAGSFSEVATGEFILEVGELLKLRETLTRVYVQRTGKPFWVVSEDMERDIFMSATEAQAYGIVDLVAVE; encoded by the exons atgCCTATTGGTGTTCCAAAAGTACCTTTTCGAAGTCCTGGAGAGGAAGATGCAACTTGGGTTGACATATA CAACCGACTTTATCGAGAAAGATTACTTTTTTTAGGTCAAGAGGTTGATAGCGAGatctcaaatcaacttattGGTCTTATGATATATCTCAGTATGGAGAATGATACACAAGATCTGTATTTGTTTATAAACTCTCCTGGCGGATGGGTAATACCGGGGGTGGCTCTTTATGATACTATGCAATTTGTACAACCAGATGTACAGACAATATGCATGGGATCAGCCGCTTCAATGGGATCTTTTATCCTGGTCGGAGGAGAAATTACCAAACGTCTAGCATTCCCTCACGCTTG GGTAATGATCCATCAACCCGCTGGTTCTTTTTCTGAAGTAGCAACGGGAGAATTCATCCTGGAAGTGGGAGAACTGCTGAAACTACGTGAAACCCTGACAAGGGTTTATGTACAAAGAACGGGGAAACCCTTCTGGGTTGTATCCGAAGACATGGAAAGAGATATTTTTATGTCAGCAACAGAGGCCCAAGCTTATGGAATTGTTGATCTTGTAGCGGTTGAATGA
- the LOC122584312 gene encoding photosystem I assembly protein Ycf4, whose translation MRVTSEINGKFIWGILSIPKKATGSSMSCRSEHIWIEPIMGARKTSNFCWAVILFLGSLGFLLVGTSSYLGRNLISLFPSQQIVFFPQGIVMSFYGIAGLFISSYLWCTISWNVGSGYDRFDRKDGIVCIFRWGFPGKNRRVFLRFLIKDIQSVRIEVKEGIYARRVLYMDIRGQGAIPLTRTDENFTPREMEQKAAELAYFLRVPIEVF comes from the coding sequence ATGCGAGTTACTTCGGAAATAAACGGCAAATTCATTTGGGGTATTCTCTCAATTCCAAAAAAAGCAACCGGATCAAGTATGAGTTGTCGATCAGAACATATATGGATAGAACCTATAATGGGGGCTCGAAAAACAAGTAATTTCTGCTGGGCTGTTATCCTTTTTTTAGGTTCATTAGGATTCTTGTTGGTTGGAACCTCGAGTTATCTTGGTAGAAATTTGATATCTTTATTTCCGTCTCAGCAAATAGTTTTTTTTCCACAAGGGATTGTGATGTCTTTCTATGGGATCGCGGGTCTTTTTATTAGCTCCTATTTGTGGTGCACAATTTCGTGGAATGTAGGTAGTGGTTATGATCGATTTGATAGAAAAGACGGAATAGTGTGTATCTTTCGTTGGGGATTCCCTGGAAAAAATCGTCGGGTCTTCCTCCGATTTCTTATAAAAGATATTCAGTCCGTCAGAATAGAAGTTAAAGAGGGTATTTATGCTCGTCGTGTCCTTTATATGGATATCAGAGGCCAGGGAGCCATTCCATTGACTCGTACTGATGAGAATTTTACTCCACGGGAAATGGAACAAAAAGCTGCTGAATTGGCTTATTTCTTGCGTGTACCTATTGAAGTATTTTAA
- the LOC122584315 gene encoding acetyl-coenzyme A carboxylase carboxyl transferase subunit beta, chloroplastic — protein MTIHLLYFHANMEQENSMKSWWFNSTLFKKEFEHGCRLSKSTGSLGPIENAGKSKDLKINDTDKNIQSWSGHDNYSNVDLFFGVKDIRNFISDDTFLVKDSNGDSYSIYFDIENNIFEIDNDHPCSELESSFYRNSSYLNNGSKSKNPDHDHYMDDTQYTWNNHINSCIDTYLQSQICIDSYTVSGSDNSSNNYISSSICGKSGNTSKKVGRSIRQGSTKLDVTQKYKHLWVQCENCYGLNYKKFFKSKMNLCEQCGYHLKMSSSDRIELLIDRGTWEPMDEDMVSLDPIQFHSEEEPYKNRIDSYQRKTGLTEAVQTGIGQLNGISVAIGVMDFQFMGGSMGSVVGEKITRLIEYATKEFLPLIIVCASGGARMQEGSLSLMQMAKISSALYDYQSNKKLFYVPILTSPTTGGVTASFGMLGDIIIAEPNAYIAFAGKRVIEQTLNKTVPEGSQASEYLFQKGLFDLIVPRNPLKGVLSELFQLHTFFPLNQN, from the coding sequence ATGACTATTCATCTATTGTATTTTCATGCAAATATGGAGCAAGAAAACTCTATGAAAAGCTGGTGGTTCAATTCGACGTTATTTAAGAAGGAGTTCGAACACGGATGTAGGCTAAGTAAATCAACGGGCAGTCTTGGTCCTATTGAAAATGCCGGCAAAAGTAAAGATCTGAAGATAAATGATACGGATAAAAACATTCAGAGTTGGAGTGGTCATGACAATTATAGTAATGTTGATCTTTTTTTTGGCGTCAAGGACATTCGGAATTTCATCTCTGATGATActtttttagttaaagataGTAACGGGGACAGTTattctatatattttgatattgaaaataatatttttgagaTTGATAATGATCATCCTTGTAGTGAACTAGAAAGTTCTTTTTATCGGAATTCTAGTTATCTGAATAATGGATCTAAGAGTAAGAATCCCGACCACGATCATTACATGGATGATACTCAGTATACTTGGAATAATCACATTAATAGTTGCATTGACACTTATCTTCAGTCTCAAATCTGTATTGATAGTTACACTGTAAGTGGTAGTGACAATTCCAGTAACAATTACATTTCTAGTTCCATTTGTGGTAAAAGTGGAAATACTAGTAAAAAAGTCGGAAGGAGTATACGACAAGGTTCTACTAAGCTGGATGTAACTCAAAAATACAAGCATTTGTGGGTTCAATGCGAAAATTGTTATGGATTaaattataagaaattttttaaatcaaaaatgaatCTTTGTGAACAATGTGGATATCATTTGAAAATGAGTAGTTCTGATAGAATCGAACTTTTGATCGATCGGGGTACTTGGGAGCCTATGGATGAAGACATGGTTTCTCTGGATCCCATTCAATTTCATTCGGAGGAGGAGCCTTATAAAAATCGTATCGATTCTTATCAAAGAAAGACAGGATTAACCGAGGCTGTTCAAACGGGCATAGGGCAATTAAACGGTATTTCCGTAGCAATAGGGGTTATGGATTTTCAGTTTATGGGGGGTAGTATGGGATCCGTAGTCGGGGAGAAAATTACCCGTTTGATTGAATATGCTACTAAAGAATTTCTACCTCTTATTATAGTGTGTGCTTCTGGAGGGGCACGTATGCAAGAAGGAAGTTTGAGCTTGATGCAAATGGCTAAAATATCTTCTGCTTTATATGAttatcaatcaaataaaaaattattctaTGTACCAATCCTTACATCTCCTACTACTGGTGGGGTGACAGCCAGTTTTGGTATGTTGGGGGATATCATTATTGCCGAACCCAATGCCTACATTGCCTTTGCGGGTAAAAGAGTAATTGAACAAACATTGAATAAAACAGTACCCGAAGGTTCACAAGCGTCTGAGTATTTATTCCAGAAGGGTTTATTCGATCTAATCGTACCACGTAATCCTTTAAAAGGCGTTCTGAGTGAGTTATTTCAACTCCACACTTTCTTTCCTTTGAATCAAAATTAG
- the LOC122584339 gene encoding 50S ribosomal protein L16, chloroplastic, producing MKGMSYRGNTICFGKYALQALEPAWITSRQIEAGRRAMTRNARRGGKIWVRIFPDKPVTVRPAETRMGSGKGSPEYWVAVVKPGRILYEMGGVTETIARRAISIAASKMPIRAQFIILG from the coding sequence ATGAAGGGAATGTCTTATCGAGGTAATACTATTTGTTTTGGTAAATACGCTCTTCAGGCACTTGAACCCGCTTGGATCACATCTAGACAAATAGAAGCAGGTCGACGAGCAATGACACGAAATGCACGTCGCGGTGGAAAAATATGGGTTCGTATATTTCCAGATAAACCGGTTACAGTAAGACCCGCAGAGACACGTATGGGTTCAGGTAAAGGCTCTCCCGAATATTGGGTAGCGGTTGTTAAACCAGGTCGAATCCTTTATGAAATGGGTGGAGTAACAGAAACTATCGCCAGAAGGGCTATTTCAATAGCAGCGTCCAAAATGCCTATACGAGCTCAATTTATCATTTTGGGATAA
- the LOC122584334 gene encoding cytochrome b6-f complex subunit 4, whose product MYLDISLELRNIFYLASIVEGNFPKRKWIMGVTKKPDLNDPVLRAKLAKGMGHNYYGEPAWPNDLLYIFPVVILGTIACNVGLAVLEPSMIGEPADPFATPLEILPEWYFFPVFQILRTVPNKLLGVLLMVSVPAGLLTVPFLENVNKFQNPFRRPVATTVFLIGTAVALWLGIGATLPIDKSLTLGLF is encoded by the exons ATGTATTTGGATATTTCCCTTGAACTCcgcaatattttttatttggcaTCAATAGTTGAAGGGAATTTTCCGAAGAGAAAATGGATTATGGGAGT AACAAAAAAACCTGACTTGAATGATCCTGTATTAAGAGCTAAATTGGCTAAAGGCATGGGTCATAATTATTACGGGGAGCCCGCGTGGCCCAAcgatcttttatatatttttccgGTAGTAATTCTAGGTACTATTGCGTGTAACGTAGGCTTAGCGGTTCTAGAACCATCAATGATTGGTGAACCGGCAGATCCGTTTGCAACTCCTTTGGAAATATTACCCGAATGGTATTTCTTTCCCGTATTTCAAATACTTCGTACAGTACCCAATAAATTATTGGGTGTTCTTTTAATGGTTTCAGTGCCCGCGGGATTATTAACAGTACCCTTTTTAGAGAATGTTAATAAATTCCAAAATCCGTTTCGTCGTCCAGTAGCGACAACCGTATTTTTGATTGGTACCGCAGTGGCCCTTTGGTTGGGTATTGGTGCAACATTACCTATTGATAAATCCCTAACTTTAGGTCTTTTTTAA
- the LOC122584330 gene encoding 30S ribosomal protein S3, chloroplastic: MGQKINPIGFRLGTSQGHHSLWFAQPKNYSEGLQEDQKIRNYIKNYVQKNTKTSSGVEGIARIEIQKRIDLIQIIIYMGFPKILIESRPRGIEELQMNLQKEFNSVNRKLNIAIARIEKPYGNPNILAEFIAGQLKNRVSFRKAMKKAIELTEQADTKGIQVQIAGRIDGKEIARVEWIREGRVPLQTIRAKIDYCSYTVRTIYGVLGIKIWIFIEGE, from the coding sequence ATGGGACAAAAAATAAATCCAATTGGTTTTAGACTTGGTACAAGCCAAGGTCATCATTCCCTTTGGTTCGCACAACCAAAAAATTATTCTGAGGGTCTGCAAGAAGatcaaaaaataagaaattatatCAAGAATTATGTACAAAAAAATACGAAAACGTCTTCTGGCGTCGAGGGAATTGCGCGTATAGAAATTCAAAAAAGAATCGACCTGATCCAAATAATAATCTATATGGGATTTCCAAAAATATTAATAGAAAGTCGACCCCGAGGAATCGAAGAATTACAGATGAATTTACAAAAAGAATTTAATTCTGTAAATAGAAAACTTAACATTGCTATCGCACGAATTGAAAAGCCTTATGGAAACCCTAATATTCTTGCAGAATTTATAGCCGGCCAATTAAAAAATAGAGTTTCTTTTCGCAAAGCAATGAAAAAGGCTATAGAATTAACTGAACAAGCAGATACAAAAGGAATTCAAGTGCAAATTGCAGGACGTATCGACGGAAAAGAAATTGCGCGTGTTGAATGGATCAGAGAAGGTAGGGTTCCACTACAAACCATTCGAGCTAAAATTGATTATTGTTCCTATACAGTTCGAACAATCTATGGGGTATTAGGCATCAAAATTTGGATATTTATCGAGGGGGAATAA
- the LOC122584338 gene encoding 50S ribosomal protein L14, chloroplastic gives MIQPQTHLNVADNSGARELMCIRIIGASNRRYAHIGDVIVAVIKDAVPNMPLERSEVVRAVIVRTCKELKRDNGMIIRYDDNAAVVIDQEGNPKGTRVFGAIARELRQFNFTKIVSLAPEVL, from the coding sequence atgattCAACCTCAAACCCATTTGAATGTAGCAGATAACAGCGGGGCTCGAGAATTGATGTGTATTCGAATCATAGGAGCTAGCAATCGTCGATATGCTCATATTGGTGACGTTATTGTTGCTGTGATCAAAGACGCAGTTCCAAACATGCCTCTAGAAAGATCAGAAGTTGTCAGAGCTGTAATTGTCCGTACTTGTAAAGAACTTAAACGTGACAACGGTATGATAATACGATATGATGACAATGCTGCAGTTGTGATTGATCAAGAAGGAAATCCAAAAGGAACTCGAGTTTTTGGTGCGATTGCACGAGAATTGAGACAGTTCAATTTTACTAAAATAGTTTCATTAGCTCCCGAGGTATTATAA
- the LOC122584331 gene encoding cytochrome b6, with translation MSKVYDWFEERLEIQAIADDITSKYVPPHVNIFYCLGGITLTCFLVQVATGFAMTFYYRPTVTDAFASVQYIMTEANFGWLIRSVHRWSASMMVLMMILHVFRVYLTGGFKKPRELTWVTGVVLGVLTASFGVTGYSLPWDQIGYWAVKIVTGVPDAIPVIGSPLVELLRGSASVGQSTLTRFYSLHTFVLPLLTAVFMLMHFPMIRKQGISGPL, from the exons ATGAGT AAAGTCTATGATTGGTTTGAAGAGCGTCTCGAGATTCAGGCGATTGCGGATGATATAACTAGTAAATATGTTCCTCCTCATGTAAACATATTTTATTGTCTAGGGGGAATTACGCTTACCTGTTTTTTAGTACAAGTGGCTACAGGATTTGCTATGACCTTTTACTATCGTCCGACCGTTACTGATGCTTTTGCTTCTGTTCAATACATAATGACTGAAGCTAATTTTGGTTGGTTAATCCGATCAGTTCATCGATGGTCGGCAAGTATGATGGTCCTAATGATGATCCTACATGTATTTCGTGTATATCTCACCGGTGGATTTAAAAAACCTCGCGAATTAACTTGGGTTACAGGTGTGGTTCTGGGTGTATTGACTGCATCTTTTGGTGTAACCGGTTATTCCTTACCTTGGGACCAAATTGGTTATTGGGCAGTGAAAATTGTAACAGGTGTACCTGACGCTATTCCTGTAATAGGATCGCCTTTGGTAGAATTATTGCGCGGAAGTGCTAGTGTGGGACAATCCACTTTGACTCGTTTTTATAGTTTACACACTTTTGTATTGCCGCTTCTTACTGCCGTATTTATGTTAATGCACTTCCCAATGATACGTAAACAAGGTATTTCTGGTCCTTTATAG
- the LOC122584326 gene encoding photosystem II CP47 reaction center protein: MGLPWYRVHTVVLNDPGRLLSVHIMHTALVAGWAGSMALYELAVFDPSDPVLDPMWRQGMFVIPFMTRLGITNSWGGWSITGGTITNPGIWSYEGVAGAHIVFSGLCFLAAIWHWVYWDLEIFCDERTGKPSLDLPKIFGIHLFLAGVACFGFGAFHVTGLYGPGIWVSDPYGLTGKVQSVNPSWGVEGFDPFVPGGIASHHIAAGTLGILAGLFHLSVRPPQRLYKGLRMGNIETVLSSSIAAVFFAAFVVAGTMWYGSATTPIELFGPTRYQWDQGYFQQEIYRRVSAGLAENQSLSESWSKIPEKLAFYDYIGNNPAKGGLFRAGSMDNGDGIAVGWLGHPIFRDKEGRELFVRRMPTFFETFPVVLVDGDGIVRADVPFRRAESKYSVEQVGVTVEFYGGELNGVSYSDPVTVKKYARRAQLGEIFELDRATLKSDGVFRSSPRGWFTFGHASFALLFFFGHIWHGARTLFRDVFAGIDPDLDAQVEFGAFQKLGDPTTRRQVV, translated from the coding sequence ATGGGTTTGCCTTGGTATCGTGTTCATACCGTTGTATTGAATGATCCCGGACGGTTGCTTTCTGTTCATATAATGCATACAGCTTTGGTTGCTGGTTGGGCCGGTTCGATGGCCCTGTATGAATTAGCAGTTTTTGATCCTTCTGACCCTGTTCTTGATCCGATGTGGAGACAGGGTATGTTCGTTATACCCTTCATGACTCGTTTAGGAATAACCAATTCATGGGGCGGTTGGAGTATCACGGGAGGGACTATAACGAATCCGGGTATTTGGAGTTATGAAGGTGTGGCTGGAGCGCATATTGTGTTTTCTGGGTTGTGCTTTTTGGCAGCTATCTGGCATTGGGTGTATTGGGATCTAGAAATTTTTTGTGATGAACGTACAGGAAAACCCTCTTTGGATTTGCCAAAGATCTTTGGAATCCATTTATTTCTTGCAGGTGTGGCTTGCTTTGGTTTTGGTGCATTTCATGTAACAGGCTTGTATGGTCCTGGCATATGGGTGTCCGATCCTTATGGGTTAACAGGAAAAGTACAATCTGTAAATCCATCATGGGGTGTGGAGGGCTTTGATCCTTTTGTTCCGGGAGGAATAGCCTCTCATCATATTGCGGCAGGGACTTTGGGCATATTAGCAGGCCTATTTCATCTTAGCGTTCGCCCGCCCCAACGTCTATACAAAGGATTGCGTATGGGCAATATTGAAACTGTCCTTTCCAGTAGTATCGCTGCTGTCTTTTTTGCAGCTTTTGTTGTTGCCGGAACTATGTGGTATGGTTCAGCGACTACTCCCATCGAATTATTTGGGCCTACTCGTTATCAATGGGATCAGGGGTACTTCCAACAAGAAATATATAGAAGAGTTAGCGCTGGGTTAGCCGAAAATCAAAGTTTATCAGAATCTTGGTCTAAAATTCCTGAAAAATTAGCCTTTTATGATTACATCGGAAATAATCCGGCAAAAGGGGGATTATTCAGGGCGGGCTCAATGGATAATGGGGATGGAATAGCGGTTGGATGGTTAGGACATCCTATCTTTAGAGATAAAGAAGGGCGTGAACTTTTTGTACGTCGTATGCCTACCTTTTTTGAAACATTTCCGGTCGTTTTGGTAGACGGAGACGGGATTGTTAGAGCCGATGTTCCTTTTCGAAGGGCAGAATCCAAGTATAGTGTCGAACAAGTAGGTGTAACTGTTGAGTTCTACGGTGGTGAACTCAATGGAGTCAGTTATAGTGATCCTGTTACTGTCAAAAAATATGCGAGACGTGCTCAATTGGGGGAAATTTTTGAATTAGATCGTGCTACTTTGAAATCTGATGGTGTTTTTCGTAGCAGCCCAAGGGGTTGGTTTACTTTTGGACATGCTTCATTTGCTTTGCTCTTCTTCTTCGGACACATTTGGCATGGTGCTCGCACTTTGTTTAGAGATGTTTTTGCTGGTATTGACCCAGATTTGGATGCTCAAGTGGAATTTGGAGCATTCCAAAAACTTGGAGATCCAACTACAAGAAGACAAGTAGTCTGA
- the LOC122584328 gene encoding DNA-directed RNA polymerase subunit alpha, which produces MVREKITVSTRTLQWKCVESAADSKRLFYGRFILSPLMKGQADTIGIAMRRALLGEIEGTCITRAKSEKISHEYSTITGIQESVHEILMNLKEIVLRSNLYGTCEASICVRGPGYVTAQDIILPPYVEIVDNTQHIASLTEPIELVIGLQIEKNRGYLIKAPNTFQDGSYPIDPVFMPVRNANHSIHSYENGNKEILFLEIWTNGSLTPKEALHEASRNLIDLLIPFLHTKEENLNLEDNQHMFPLPPFTFYDKLAKLTKKKKKMALKSIFIDQSELPPRIYNCLKKSNIYTLLDLLNNSQEDLMKMEHFRIEDVKQILGILEKNFVIDLPKNKF; this is translated from the coding sequence atggtTCGAGAGAAAATCACAGTATCTACTCGGACACTACAGTGGAAGTGTGTTGAATCAGCAGCAGACAGTAAGCGTCTTTTTTATGGGCGCTTTATTCTGTCTCCGCTTATGAAAGGTCAAGCAGACACAATAGGCATTGCGATGCGAAGGGCTTTGCTTGGCGAAATCGAAGGAACATGTATCACACGCGCAAAATCTGAGAAAATATCACACGAATATTCTACGATAACGGGTATTCAAGAATCAGTACATGAAATTTTAATGAATTTGAAAGAAATCGTATTGAGAAGTAATCTCTATGGAACTTGTGAGGCGTCTATTTGTGTCAGAGGCCCTGGATATGTAACTGCTCAAGATATCATCTTACCGCCTTATGTAGAAATCGTCGATAATACACAGCATATAGCTAGCTTGACAGAACCCATTGAGTTGGTTATTGGATTACAAATAGAGAAGAATCGCGGATATCTTATAAAAGCGCCAAATACCTTTCAAGATGGAAGTTATCCTATAGATCCTGTATTCATGCCTGTTCGAAATGCGAATCATAGTATTCATTCTTATGAAAATGGTAACAAAGAAATACTATTTCTCGAAATATGGACAAATGGAAGTTTAACTCCTAAAGAAGCACTTCACGAAGCCTCCCGGAATTTGATTGATTTATTGATTCCCTTTTTACATACCAAAgaagaaaatttaaatttagagGACAATCAACACATGTTTCCTTTACCCCCTTTTACCTTTTATGATAAATTGGctaaactaacaaaaaaaaaaaaaaaaatggcgtTGAAATCGATTTTTATTGACCAATCAGAATTGCCTCCCAGGATCTATAATTGTCTCAAAAAgtccaatatatatacattgttgGACCTTTTGAATAACAGCCAAGAAGATCTTATGAAAATGGAGCATTTTCGCATAGAAGATGTCAAACAAATTTTAGGGATTCTAGAAAAAAATTTCGTAATTGATTTACCgaaaaataagttttaa
- the LOC122584314 gene encoding cytochrome f-like gives MAKKKAFTPLLYLASIVFLPWWISLSFQKSLESWVTNWWNTRQSETFLNDLEEKNILEKFIELEELLFLEEMIKEYSETHLQNLRIGIHKETIQLIKIHNEGRIHTILHFSTNIICFIILSGYSILGNKELVILNSWAQEFLYNLSDTIKAFSLLLLTDLCIGFHSPHGWELMIGFVYKDFGFVHNDQIISGLVSTFPVILDTILKYWIFRYLNRVSPINGWIMQTRNTFSWIKEQITRSISISLMIYIITRTSISNAYPIFAQQGYENPREATGRIVCANCHLANKPVDIEVPQAVLPDTVFEAVVRIPYDMQVKQVLANGKKGALNVGAVLILPEGFELAPPDRISPEIKEKMGNLSFQSYRPNQKNILVIGPVPGQKYSEITFPILSPDPATKKDTHFLKYPIYVGGNRGRGQIYPDGSKSNNTVYNATASGIVSKILRKEKGGYEITIADASDGRQVVDIIPPGPELLVSEGESIKLDQPLTSNPNVGGFGQGDAEIVLQDPLRVQGLLFFFASVILAQIFLVLKKKQFEKVQLSEMNF, from the exons ATGGCAAAAAAGAAAGCCTTCACTCCTCTTTTATATCTTGCATCTATAGTATTTTTGCCCTGGTGGATTTCTCTCTCCTTTCAAAAAAGTCTGGAATCATGGGTTACTAATTGGTGGAACACTAGGCAATCCGAAACTTTTTTGAATGATCTTGAAGAAAAGAATATTCTAGAAAAATTCATAGAATTAGAGGAACTCCTCTTCTTAGAGGAAATGATCAAGGAATACTCGGAGACACATCTACAAAACCTTCGTATAGGAATTCACAAAGAAACAATCCAATTAATCAAGATACACAACGAGGGTCGTATTCATACGATTTTGCACTTCTCGACAAATATAATATGTTTCATTATTCTAAGTGGTTATTCTATTTTGGGTAATAAAGAACTCGTTATTCTTAATTCTTGGGCTCAAGAATTCCTATATAACTTAAGTGATACAATAAAAgctttttctcttcttttattAACTGATTTATGTATTGGATTTCATTCGCCGCATGGTTGGGAACTGATGATTGGCTTTGTCTACAAGGATTTTGGATTTGTTCataatgatcaaattatatCTGGCCTTGTTTCAACTTTTCCAGTCATTTTAgatacaattttaaaatattggATTTTCCGTTATTTAAATCGCGTATCTCC GATCAATGGTTGGATCATGCAAACtagaaatactttttcttggaTAAAGGAACAAATTACTCGATCTATTTCCATATCGCTCATGATATATATCATCACTCGTACATCCATTTCAAATGCATATCCCATTTTTGCACAGCAGGGTTATGAAAATCCACGAGAAGCGACTGGACGTATTGTATGCGCCAATTGCCATTTAGCTAACAAACCGGTGGATATTGAGGTTCCGCAAGCGGTACTTCCCGATACTGTATTTGAAGCAGTTGTTCGAATTCCTTATGATATGCAAGTGAAACAAGTTCTTGCTAATGGTAAAAAAGGAGCCCTGAATGTGGGGGCTGTTCTTATTTTACCAGAGGGTTTTGAATTAGCCCCTCCCGATCGTATTTCCCCCGAGATAAAAGAAAAGATGGGCAATCTGTCTTTTCAGAGCTATCGTCCCAATCAAAAAAATATTCTTGTGATAGGCCCTGTTCCTGGTCAGAAATATAGTGAAATCACCTTTCCTATTCTTTCCCCCGACCCCGCTACTAAGAAAGACACGCACTTCTTAAAATATCCTATATACGTAGGCGGAAACAGGGGAAGGGGCCAAATTTATCCTGACGGGAGCAAGAGTAACAATACAGTTTATAATGCTACAGCATCAGGTATAGTAAGCAAAATCCTACGAAAAGAAAAGGGGGGATACGAAATAACCATAGCGGATGCATCGGATGGACGTCAAGTTGTTGATATTATCCCTCCGGGGCCAGAACTTCTTGTTTCAGAAGGCGAATCTATCAAATTGGATCAACCATTGACAAGTAATCCTAACGTGGGCGGATTTGGTCAGGGAGATGCAGAAATAGTACTTCAAGATCCATTACGTGTACAAGGCCTTTTGTTCTTCTTCGCATCTGTTATTTTGGCACAAATTTTTTTGGTTCTTAAAAAGAAACAGTTCGAGAAGGTTCAATTGTCCGAAATGAATTTCTAG